Proteins found in one Salminus brasiliensis chromosome 13, fSalBra1.hap2, whole genome shotgun sequence genomic segment:
- the rxfp3.3a3 gene encoding relaxin-3 receptor 1, translating to MADKKNTSAGVFNRTSADQVRFGNLEDIDVTADRSPVLRITISIIYSVVCAVGLAGNVLVFFLMRTKRGRRGSSSINFYIFNLALTDCQFVLTLPFWAVDTALDFSWPFGDAMCKIVLSVTVMNMYASVFFLTAMSITRYFSVVSSAQNRRPRTVCSVRWACAVLWCLATVATAPTAIFSAVTNVAGEKLCLLKFPAGQYWLGFYHLQKILLAFVLPMLILSVCYCLLLRFVKRRSMSSCRSRRKLRVTKTVTIMVLSFFLCWMPNQAITLWGVLVKFNVIYWDEAYYTAHTYVFPATVCLAHTNSCLNPFIYCLMRGEFRRKLKSCVMKVAPCLLVSSQPGKTQNAAK from the coding sequence ATGGCTGATAAGAAGAACACCAGCGCAGGGGTGTTCAACAGGACTTCAGCGGACCAGGTCAGGTTCGGAAACCTCGAGGACATCGACGTGACGGCGGACAGAAGCCCCGTTCTGAGGATAACCATCTCCATCATCTACTCGGTGGTGTGCGCGGTCGGCTTGGCCGGGAACGTGCTGGTGTTCTTCTTGATGAGGACGAAGCGCGGCAGGAGGGGCTCGTCCAGCATTAACTTTTACATCTTCAACTTGGCTCTCACAGACTGTCAGTTCGTGCTGACCTTACCTTTCTGGGCAGTGGACACCGCCCTGGACTTCAGCTGGCCGTTTGGAGACGCCATGTGCAAGATCGTCCTCTCGGTGACGGTGATGAACATGTACGCCAGCGTCTTCTTCCTCACCGCCATGAGCATCACGCGCTACTTCTCGGTGGTCTCCTCCGCGCAGAACCGGCGGCCCCGGACGGTGTGCTCGGTCAGGTGGGCGTGCGCGGTGCTGTGGTGTCTGGCCACGGTGGCCACCGCTCCCACTGCCATCTTCTCCGCGGTGACCAACGTGGCGGGAGAGAAACTTTGCCTGCTGAAGTTCCCGGCCGGACAGTACTGGCTGGGCTTCTACCACCTCCAGAAGATCCTGCTCGCCTTCGTCCTGCCCATGCTGATACTGTCCGTGTGCTACTGCCTGCTGCTGAGGTTTGTGAAGAGGCGAAGCATGTCCAGCTGTAGGTCCAGGAGAAAGCTGCGCGTGACCAAAACCGTCACCATCATggtcctttctttcttcctctgcTGGATGCCCAACCAAGCCATCACGCTCTGGGGCGTCCTGGTCAAGTTCAACGTGATCTACTGGGACGAGGCATATTACACCGCCCACACCTACGTGTTCCCCGCCACCGTGTGCCTGGCTCACACCAACAGCTGCCTGAACCCCTTCATTTACTGCCTGATGAGGGGCGAGTTCAGGAGGAAGCTGAAGAGCTGCGTGATGAAGGTGGCGCCCTGCTTACTTGTGAGCTCTCAGCCTGGAAAAACGCAAAACGCAGCCAAATGA